The proteins below come from a single Argentina anserina chromosome 1, drPotAnse1.1, whole genome shotgun sequence genomic window:
- the LOC126801617 gene encoding ribonuclease MC-like encodes MKNSNFILFLSVYVLVQVLQVSNAEPYDYMQFVLQYPPGLCYSLPKGQCISPLPTKFTIHGIWPSNNSGIFVTCPKALAKHPFVAAQITTPLKVNLSKSWPSVLKSKTNLQFWQHEYEKHGACAVESGTPPLTQKSYFERGDQLWNLYDIYGVLNKSGIKPNATSPYNMTQLLTPIKTKIGSNPVIKCKKSTNKYVLQEVIICMDHQAKKILTCPSSIKTNCQDPSGKIYYVA; translated from the exons ATGAAGAACTCAAACTTCATCTTGTTTCTTTCAGTGTATGTACTTGTACAAGTTCTCCAGGTTTCAAATGCTGAACCCTACGACTACATGCAGTTTGTGCTCCAGTACCCGCCTGGACTTTGTTACAGTTTACCAAAAGGTCAATGCATCTCACCTCTACCAACTAAGTTTACCATTCACGGGATATGGCCGTCGAACAACAGCGGTATCTTTGTCACTTGTCCTaaagcacttgcaaaacacccATTTGTTGCGGCGCAG ATCACTACACCCCTAAAAGTCAATTTGAGCAAATCATGGCCATCTGTGTTAAAATCAAAAACCAACTTGCAGTTTTGGCAGCATGAATACGAAAAGCACGGGGCTTGTGCTGTAGAATCGGGAACACCTCCACTCACCCAGAAGTCATATTTTGAAAGAGGCGACCAGCTCTGGAACCTGTATGACATCTATGGGGTGCTTAACAAAAGTGGAATCAAACCAAATGCTACATCACCATACAATATGACTCAGCTTTTGACTCCAATCAAGACGAAAATAGGGAGTAATCCTGTAATCAAATGCAAGAAGAGTACCAACAAGTACGTGCTACAAGAAGTGATTATTTGCATGGATCACCAGGCGAAAAAAATTCTCACTTGTCCCAGTTCGATAAAAACAAATTGCCAGGATCCGTCGGGCAAGATTTACTATGTTGCTTAA